The sequence GCTCGGGCCTTCACTAGTTATGGCTATCTTGGTCATGCTAAGCTCCTTGCTGCGGGCCGCCACACGGTCCGGATACAGTTGTAGACACGGCATCTTGGCATCATGGGCGATGTGCAGAGCAAGCCCCTCCACCAGCGCCTTGGTCACGACGCGACGGGCATCGCCAAGGATACGGCCGAAGGTGTGCCGGGAGACGTGCATGCGCTCGGCACCCTCTTCCATGCTCAGGCCCTCGTAGTCGGCCAGGCGCAGGGCTTCAAAACCGTCCATGGTCAGATATACTTCCGTCAGTTCGCGCAGGGGAATTCCCTGCGGCTTGAAAAACGACGCCTTGGGACATCCTTCGATGCGGCGACATTTCCTGGGTCGTGGCATGGCACCTCCATTTTGCTCAAACGAGCATTTATTCCTCCGTTTTCACGGTGTCAATCCCCGGGGACTGCGGAGCCTGTCCATCCGTCAAGCAGGATCCGTCGCGACGCACGCGCCCCTGCCCGGCTCCTCCCTTGGCGCCAGCACCGGCTCCGGCTCCTCCCTGGACACCGGCTCCGGTTCCGCAACCCGGACGCCTCCCGCGGCATCCGCCGCCCTGACCGCCCTGTCCGCGTCCACCCTGGCCTCGTCCTCCGCCACCGCCTTGTCCTGTTCGTCCCGGCATGACCTTTCTCCTTGCGTTTGCTCCGTACCCCTGGCGCAGCTCTTGCCGCGCAGGCAACACGGAGTCATTTCCTCAAAGTCCGCACCCGTCACGGTGTGCTCTCCATCAACATCGATGCGCAAAGCCCAGCCGCGCGAGAGCGCACGCGCCACCTGGGTCCTGGCCTCTCCCAGAATACGGCACAGGGTCGGCCGGGAAACCCGCATGCGGGAGGCGGCCTCTTCCTGGCTCATCCCTTCGCCGTCCACCAGCCGCATGGCCTCGAAACCATCGAGCCCCAGCACCACGCCGTGCAACCGCCCCATGGGCACTCCCACCGGCTTGAAAACCGTCACGGCAGGCACATCGGCCACAAATCTGCATTTTCTCCTGCGCCCCATTCGCCCCTCCTCTATATTGAAACTATGTTCAAAATAATCCCGCCATGCCAACCTGTCAAGGACCCTTCTGAAAAACAGGCGGCAACTTTTTTTTCATGAGCAATTTTAATTGCAGAATGACATGCCCACCATGCGGACTCTTTCCGCCGAAACCGATCTTCATTTGTCAATTTTTATTGCAAAAGCCCGACTACAAACACTCTCGTTTCGCTTGGCCGTACCCAAACCTGAAACGCGCGCCGGTTCTTTATCATACATAACATTCTGAATTTAATATATTTTTAAAAACGGTATTAAAAAAACAAGATTATTCGACCCGCCACGATGCGTTCTGGCACGAACCTTTCTTAATGCACTCCGACACCCACACCCCGAGAAAAAGGAGCAACCATGTTTGTCGGGCTCAAAATGCTAAAGAATTTCATAGCGATGCCGCCGGAAGCACTGGTCGAGGACGCGCAGCGGCTCATGGACGAGCAGCAACTCTGGATGCTGTTCGTGGTCAAGGGCGGAAAACTGGTCGGATACGTTCGCACCGAAGACATCAGCGCGGCCATGCCTTCGCTCGTGACGGGACTGGACAAGCACGAGATCAACTACCTCCTGTCCAAACTGACCGTCAGCCGGATCATGCGCACGGACATCACCCCCGTCACCCCCGAAACGGAAATCGAGACCGCCGCCATGCTCATGCACGCCAAGAACCTGGCCGGACTCGCCGTGGTCAACCCGGACGGCGATCTCATCGGCTACATCAACCGCACGGTCATGCTCGAAGTGCTGGCCGAGGAGATGGGCTTCGGCCAGGGCGGTTCGCGTATCGTCTTCGAGGTCGTGGACAGGCCCGGCGTGCTCAAGGAAGTCTCGGGCATCATCGACGCCATGGGCTACTCCATCATCTCCACCGGGACATTTACCCACAAGGAACGCCGCATGGTCGTCATCCGCGTGGACACGCCCAATCCATCATCCATTGCGGCAGCATTGCAGAAAACCGGATACGATGTGGTCGGGCCCGAGGATTTCAAGCATGAATGGCAGTAGTCCCCTGCTCGCGGTGCAGGAGGTCACCCTGACCTTCAAGAACGTGGCCGCCCTGTCCCGGGTGTCGTGCAGCGTACAAAAGGGCAGCATCACCTCGCTCATCGGCCCCAACGGCGCGGGCAAGACCAGCATGCTCAACTGCATCTCCGGCCGCTACACCCCGACCAAGGGCACGATCCGCATGGGCGACCGCGAACTCTCCGGCGTGCCCGCGCACAAGCGCACCAGCTTCGGCCTGGCCCGCACCTTCCAGAACATCGCCTTGTTCCGGGGCCTCTCGGTTCTCGACAACCTCATGGTCGGCCGCCATTCCCGCCTTGATTACGGACTGCTGGCCTCCATCTTCTACCTCGGCAAGGCCAGGGCCGAAGAGGATCGCCATCGGCTGCGGGTGGAGGAGATCATCGATTTTCTGAACCTCTCCCCCTACCGCCATCAAATCGCCGGACACCTGCCCTACGGCGTGCAGAAGAAGGTCGAGCTGGGCCGCGCCCTGGCCGCCGAACCGGAACTGCTGCTGCTCGACGAACCCATGGCGGGCATGAACCTGGAAGAGACCGAGGACATGGCCCGCTCCATCCTCGACATCAACGAGGAGTGGGGCGTGACCGTCTTTCTGGTCGAGCACGACATGGGCGTGGTCATGGACCTCTCGGACCATGTCATCGTGCTCGACTTCGGCCGGGTGCTGGCCAGCGGAACGCCGGAAGCCATCCAGAACAATCCCAAGGTCATCAGCGCCTATCTCGGCGATGATGACGCGCTCTATAAGGGACGCTAAATGACCGCTCCGTACGAAACCACCCTCCCGAGGCTGCTCCTCGAAAACAGCCGCAACCGTCCCGGCCGCACGGCCCTGCGCGAAAAAAGCTTCGGCATCTGGCAGCCCTTTTCCTATGCCCAGTACTGGACCATCACCGCCGAATTCGCGGCGGGCATGAAGGCCCTGGGCCTGGGCCGGGGCGACATCATCGTCATCATCGGCGACAACCGCCCCGAGTGGCTCTGGGCGCAGCTGGCCATCCAGGGTCTGGGCGGCGTGTCTCTCGGGCTGTATCAGGATTCGCCGGGAGAAGAGATCGGCTACGTGTTCGAACTCTCGAAGGCCCGCCTGGTGGTGGCCGAGGATCAGGAACAGGTCGACAAAATCCTGTCCATCAAAGACTCCCTGCCGCTCCTCGAATACATCGTCTATCACGACTCCAAGGGCCTGATCGGGTACGACAGGTCGGGGCTCAAATCCTTCGACGAAATCCGCGCTCTGGGCAAAGAGCGGGCGCACGAATTCGAGAGCTGGATAAAGGGCGTCTCCCCGGACGACACGGCGCTCATCGCCACCACCTCAGGCTCCACCGGTCGGCCCAAGCTGGCCATGCTCTCGCACAAAAACCTCCTCTCCATGGCCTGGAACCTCGGCCAGTCCGATCCAAAGCGCGATTCCGACGAGTTCGTGTCCTTCCTGCCCCTGGCCTGGATGGGCGAACAGATGATGGCCGTGTCCTCAGCCCTGTTGTTCGGATTCTGCGTCAATTTCCCCGAAGAGCCGGACACCGTGCAGGAGAACATCCGCGAGATAGGGCCGCACCTCATCTTCTCGCCGCCACGGGTCTGGGAGAACATGGCCGCCAAGGTCCGGGTGCGCATCATGGAGACCACCCGCTTCAAGCGTTTTCTCTTCAATACGTTCATGCCCATCGGCCTGAAATACGCAGACGCGGTGCTACGCGGCGAGACGCCTTCGGCGGGACTGCGCATGGCCAACAAGCTGGCCGACTGGGGCCTCTTCCGGGCGCTGCGGGACCGGCTCGGCTTTTCACGGGTGCGCTCAGCCTCCACGGGCGGAGCACCGCTCGGCCCTGACACCTTCACCTTTTTTCACGCCATGGGCGTGAACCTGAAGCAGATTTACGGCCAGACCGAGATCGCGGGCATCTCCTGCATCCACCGCGACGGCGCGGTCAGCTTCGAGTCCGTGGGAGAGCCCATTGCCGGAACCGAGATCCGCATCTCCGAGGACGGCGAGATCCTGTCCAGAAGCGCCGCCGTATTCAAAGGCTATCTCGGCAACGACGCCGCCACCGCCGAGACCATCACGGACGGCTGGCTGCGTTCGGGCGATGCCGGGTTCTTCAAGGACAACGGTCAGCTCGTCATCATCGACCGCCTCTCCGACGTCATGACCACGGGCAAGGGCGTGCGTTTCTCGCCGCAGTTCATCGAGAACAAGCTCAAGTTCTCGACCTATGTGCAGGAAGCCGTGGTCCTCGGACACGAACGCGAGTTCATCACCGCCATCATCTGCCTAGACGGGGACATCGCCGGCCGCTGGGCCGAGTCCAAGGGCCTGACCTACACCACCTACCAGGATCTGGCGGCCAAGCCCGAGCTCTACGACCTGATCGAGTCCGAAATCCGGAGCATCAACCCGTCCCTGCAACCCGGCACCGAGGTGACGCGCTTCGCCCTGCTCTTCAAGGAACTCGACGCCGACGACGGCGAACTGACCCGCACGAGGAAGATCCGGCGCAAAGTCATCAATGAGCGCTACGTGGAGCTGATCGCCGCGCTGTACGACGGCACGGACAACACGGACCTGTGCATCGCCATCACCTACCAGGACGGCTCGCACCGCGAGATGACGGGCGCGATCTGCATCCGCGACATCCGGCAACAGTAAGGAACACCGCATGGAATATTATCTCCAACTCATCATCAACGGCCTGGTGGTCGGCTCCATCTACAGCCTGGTGGCGCTGGGCTTTGTCATCATTTTCAAGGCGACCAAGGTCGTCAACTTCGCCCAAGGCGAGCTGGTCATGGTCGGGGCCTATGTCTGCTTCTCCCTGACCGTGCAGTACCAGCTGCCGTTTCTGGTCTCGTTCCTCCTGACGCTGGTCTTTTCCATCGCCCTGGCCATCCTCGTGGAGCGCCTCATACTGCGGCCGCTCATCGGAGAACCCATCATCTCCGTGATCATGGTCACCATCGGGCTCTCGTCCATGCTCAAATCCTTCGTGCAAATGACCTGGGGCACCCAGATCCAGGTCTTTCCGCCCATCCTGCCCCAGGAACCCTACATGCTCTTGGGGCTGCCCATCGCCCCGGTCTATGTGGCGGCCTTCGGCCTCTCGATCCTGCTCTTCGGGGTCTTCACCCTCTTCTTCAAGTATTCGTCCCTTGGCATCGCCATGCGGGCCACGGCCTTCGACCAGCAGGCGGCGCAGTCCATGGGCATCGGCATCAAATCCATCTTCGCCCTGTCGTGGTGCATCGCGGCCGTGGTTTCAAGCATCGGCGGCATCATCCTCGGCAACATCAACGGCATCAACGCGCAGCTCGGGCACCTTGGTCTCAAGGTCTTCCCGGCCGTGATCCTGGGAGGTCTCGACAGCCTGCTCGGCGCGGCGCTGGGGGGGCTCATCATCGGGGTGCTGGAGAACATCTGCGAAGGCGCGGCCAAGGATCTTTTTGGTCTGGGCGGCTTCAAGGAGGTAGCCTCCTTTGCGATCCTGGTGATCATCCTCATGATCAAACCCTACGGACTGTTCGGAACCAAGGAGATTGAACGGGTATGAGCATGCACAAATGCGGTCTCTTCTACACGACCTACGCCCGCGAGGACGGACTATTCCCCTCGAAGTTCCAGAAGACATGTCTGGCCCTATTTTTCGCGGCGCTGCTGGCCTGCCCGCAGTTTCTGGACTCCTACGTCATGTCCATCCTGAACCTGATCCTCATCGCGGTCATCGGGGCGGTCTCCCTGAACCTGTTGACCGGCGTCTGCGGCCAGATGTCGCTCGGGCACGGAGCCTTCGTCGGCGTGGGCGCCTACGGCGCGGCGGTGCTGTCCAACCTGGGCGTGCCCTTTTTCCTGGCCCTGCTCGGCGGGGGGGCGGTGGCGGCCATGGTCGGCATGATCTTCGGCATCCCGTCGCTGCGCCTGAAGGGCATCTATCTTGCCATCTCCACCCTGGCCGCCCAGCTCATCCTCGAATACGTCTTCCTGCACGCAGGCAGCCTGACCGGCGGAGCCAACGGCCTGCCCGTCAATGCGCCGGAAATCATGGGCTATTCCTTTGATACCGACTCCAAGATCTTCTACCTCATCCTGCTCGTGACCGTGCTGTGCGTCCTGGTCGTGACCAACGTGATCCGCACCCGGCCGGGACGGGCCTTCGTGGCCATCCGCGACTACCACCAGTCCGCCGAGAACGTTGGGGTCAACCTGTTCGCCTTCAAGCTGCAGGCCTTCGGGCTGAGCTCCTTTCTGGCCGGCATCGCCGGGGGGCTCTGGGCGCACTACACCATGTACATCACCCCGGAGCAGTTCTCCATGGGGCTGTCCATCAGCTATCTGGCCATGATCATCATCGGCGGCATGGGCTCGGTGCTGGGGTCCATCTTCGGGGCCATCTTCATCACCCTGCTCCCTGAAATGCTGAATCTCCTGACCACGTCCCTGGGGGGCATCGCCCCGGACTTAAGCGCCATCATCGTGCCCATGAAGGAAGGGGTCTTCGGGCTCATGCTGGTGCTTTTTCTCATCTTCGAACCAGAAGGCCTGGCCCGCAAATGGAGGCTGACCAAGGCCTATTGGAAGCTGTTCCCCTTTGCATATTAACGCCTCGGCCTTCGCGCCGGGAAAACCTTTCGCCGCATCCGGAGACACCATGAAAAAGCTTCTTGTTCTGACCGTCCTGGCTCTCGTCGCCAGCATCAGCACGGCATCGGCCGCCTACAAGGTGGGCCTTCTGTCCGACCTGACCGGCCCCACGTCCAGCGTGGGCGCACCCTACGCCGACGGCATCAAGGCCTATGTCGCCTGGCTGAACGACAACGGCGGCATCGCGGGCGAGCCCGTTGAACTGATCCAGGTTGACTACGCCTACAACGTGCAGCAGGCCCTGGCCGCCTACAAGCGCTTCACTTCCAGCGGCATCGTGGCCATGCAGGGCTGGGGCACGGGCGACACCGAGGCGCTGGTCAAATTCGTGGCCAAGGACAAGATCCCGGTCTTCTCGGCCTCCTACTCCGCACACCTGATGGACCCGGCCAAGGCGCCCTACAACTTCACCGCGGCTCCCGACTATTCGACCCAGGGCCGAGCCGGTCTCAAATATCTGCGCGAGTCCTGGAAGGAAGAACGCGCCCCCAAGCTGGCCTTCGTTTTTCCGGACAACCCATACGGCTCCGTGCCCATCCCGGCCATGAAAGAATATGCCGCCGAACTCGGCTTTGAGATCGTGGGCCAGGAAAACGTGGATTTGAAAGCCATCGACGCCACGCCGCAGCTCTTGAGCCTCAAGAAGGTCGAACCGGACTTCGTCTGGACCGGCGGCACCACCCCGTCCACGGCCGTGATCATGAAGGACGCGCAGAAGCTCGGCATGACCTGCACCTTTTTGACCAACATCTGGAGCAGCGACGAGAACATCTTCAAGCTGGCCGGCGACGCCGCCAACGGGCACTTCGGCCTGCAGGGCGGCGTCATCTACGGTCAAGACGTGCCCGGCATGAAAATCATCCGCGAACTGACCAAGGAAGAGCCGCAGATGACCCACTACGTGCGCGGCTTCGTGTCCGCCATGGTCATGTGCGAGGGCATGAAAATGGCCAAGGCGACGGGTGAAGTTACGGGCGAAAGCATCAAGGCAGCCCTTGAGACCATGCGCGATTTCGATCCGCAGGGGCTCGCCCCGGCCATCAGCTACTTTGCCGATGACCACCGCCCGAACCTGTCCGTGAACATCACCGCCTTTACGGGCGGCAAGCTTGAATTCGTCAAGACCGAGACCCTGGAACGCAAAAAGGAATGGCTGGGACATTAATTCCCCGGCGAAGGGGCGCGGCGCGCCGCACAGCCACGCCGTGTCCCTCCACCGCAACACAATTTTGAATACCATCTCTGAGAAAAAACCGATGAATATCCTCCAAGTCATGAACCTGGAAGTGGTCTACAATGATGTGGTCCTGGTTTTGAAAGGCCTGTCCCTGGACGTGACCGCAGGCAGCATCACCACGCTCCTCGGCGCCAACGGCGCGGGCAAGTCCACCACTTTAAAAGCCATCTCCGGGCTCCTGGCCGGGGAGAACGGCAAGGTCACCTCCGGGTCCATCCTCTATGACGGCATGGAGACGGTCCGCCTTGTCCCGGAAAAGCTGGTCCGGGCCGGGGTTTTTCAGGTCATGGAGGGACGCCGCATCTTCGAGGACCTGACCGTGGAGGAGAATCTGCGCTGCGGAGGCTACACCCAACCCGCACGCCTTTTTGCGCACAACTCCGAAAAGGTGTACGCGTATTTCCCGAGACTTAAAGAACGGCGCCATCAGCTAGCGGGCTACATGTCCGGCGGCGAACAGCAGATGCTGGCCATCGGCCGAGCGGTCATGGCCAACCCCAAACTGCTGCTGCTGGATGAACCGTCCCTGGGCCTTGCGCCTTTGCTGGTGGAGGAGATCTTCGACATCGTGCGCAGGATCAACACGACCGAAGGGGTCAGCGTGCTGCTGGTGGAGCAGAACGCGCGCATGGCCCTGTCCCTGGCCGACTTCGGATACATCATGGAGAACGGCCGCATCGTCATGGACGGCAAGGGCGAGGACCTGCTCCGGAATCCCGACGTGCAGGAATTTTATCTCGGGCTTGGACACGGCGGAGAAAAACGCAGCTATCACGACGTGAAGCACTACAGACGAAGAAAACGCTGGCTCGGCTGAGGCCTTGCGGCAACCATTCGCATGGCGACGCAGCCGGAGCGGTTGGTGAACGTCTCTCACTCATTCGCAAACTTCTTCCAAACAACTCTTGATTGGAGCGTTCATGGACAGAACACAGGGCTTTTATCATGACCTTGAGACCGAATCCGAATCCGTAAGGACGAACAGGCAGTGGCAAACCATCCAGGCCGTGGTCGAAAAGGCGTTGTCCTTCGAGGGGGAATTCCGGGAACGTCTGGCCTCGGTGGGCATCGTGGCGGACGAGATCCGTTCCTTGGACGATTTCACCTCCATCCCCGTGCTGCGCAAGAAGGACCTGTCACGGTTGCAGCGTGAGAAAGGGTTGTCCTGGTTTCTGTCTCGCGCTCCCGGCCGGCTTTCACGCATTTACCAGTCCCCCGGCCCCATTTACGATCCCGAGGGACGGGGCGCGGACTACTGGGGCTGGGCCGAAGCCTTCTTTGCTGCGGGCGTCCGCGACGGGGACCTGGCGCAGATGACGTTTAGCTACCACCTCACCCCGGCCGGGCTGATGCTCGAAGAACCCCTGCGCGCACTGGGTTGCGCGGTGATACCGGCCGGCCCCGGCAACTCGGCCGTGCAGCTGCAGCTCATGCAGGAACTGCCCGTGACCGTCTTCGTGGGCATGACCAGTTTTCTCAAATCGCTGGGAGAAAAGGCTCGGGAAAAAGGGTCCGATCCCAAAAAAGACTTTGGCCTCAAGGTCGGATTCGTTGCCGCCGAACGCCTGACCGAGAGCCTGCGCACGGAAGTGCAGGAAATGTTCGGCATGATCATTCGTCAGGGCTACGGCACGGCCGATGTGGGCTGCATCGCCTACGAATGCCGGGAGCTCGGCGGCATGCATCTCTCGAACCGCTGCTTCGTGGAACTCTGCGACCCGGCCACCGGACGGCCCGTGCCCACGGGAGAACTCGGTGAAGTGGTGGTTACGCCGTTCTCCCCGGACTATCCCCTGATTCGTCTGGCCACCGGAGACCTGTCGCGCCTTTCCGACTTTCCCTGCGCCTGCGGCCGCACAACGCCAAAGCTGCAGGGGATTCTCGGACGGGTGGACGACACCGCCAAGGTCCGCGGGCAATTCATCTATCCCGCCCAGGTCGCGCAGGCCATGAGCCGGTTCCCGCAGATTCTGCGCCATCAGGTGGTTGTCGGCAATCCCGGCGGCAAGGAGACCCTGACCCTGCGCATCGAAACCAATGGACCGGCGGACCCCGGCGCCGTTGGCGCGGGTTTTCAGGAGGTGATCAAGCTGCGGCCGGTCGTGGTGACTCTCGGCCTGGGAGAAACCATCCCGGAAGGGGCCCCGGCTCTTGTTGACGAACGCACATACGACTAGGAAGCAGTCATGACAAAATTTCCAACGTATCCTGTCCTGCTCGTCGATGACGAGGACACGTGGCTGCGGTCCTTTTCCCTGGCGCTCAAATCCCACGGAATCGACAACATCCTCTGCTGCAACGACAGCGCAAAGGTGCCTGAAATCCTGGCCACGACCGAAATCGAG is a genomic window of Desulfomicrobium baculatum DSM 4028 containing:
- a CDS encoding DUF134 domain-containing protein — its product is MPRPRKCRRIEGCPKASFFKPQGIPLRELTEVYLTMDGFEALRLADYEGLSMEEGAERMHVSRHTFGRILGDARRVVTKALVEGLALHIAHDAKMPCLQLYPDRVAARSKELSMTKIAITSEGPSMTDRVDPRFGRAAGFVVVDLETMESTYIDNGGSQTLSHGAGIQAAENIINAGASVLLTGSVGPKAFTALKGGGVKIGHNMNGGTVADAVEAFKAGKVEFTDSPNR
- a CDS encoding DUF134 domain-containing protein; the encoded protein is MGRRRKCRFVADVPAVTVFKPVGVPMGRLHGVVLGLDGFEAMRLVDGEGMSQEEAASRMRVSRPTLCRILGEARTQVARALSRGWALRIDVDGEHTVTGADFEEMTPCCLRGKSCARGTEQTQGERSCRDEQDKAVAEDEARVDADRAVRAADAAGGVRVAEPEPVSREEPEPVLAPREEPGRGACVATDPA
- a CDS encoding CBS domain-containing protein, with the protein product MFVGLKMLKNFIAMPPEALVEDAQRLMDEQQLWMLFVVKGGKLVGYVRTEDISAAMPSLVTGLDKHEINYLLSKLTVSRIMRTDITPVTPETEIETAAMLMHAKNLAGLAVVNPDGDLIGYINRTVMLEVLAEEMGFGQGGSRIVFEVVDRPGVLKEVSGIIDAMGYSIISTGTFTHKERRMVVIRVDTPNPSSIAAALQKTGYDVVGPEDFKHEWQ
- a CDS encoding ABC transporter ATP-binding protein — protein: MNGSSPLLAVQEVTLTFKNVAALSRVSCSVQKGSITSLIGPNGAGKTSMLNCISGRYTPTKGTIRMGDRELSGVPAHKRTSFGLARTFQNIALFRGLSVLDNLMVGRHSRLDYGLLASIFYLGKARAEEDRHRLRVEEIIDFLNLSPYRHQIAGHLPYGVQKKVELGRALAAEPELLLLDEPMAGMNLEETEDMARSILDINEEWGVTVFLVEHDMGVVMDLSDHVIVLDFGRVLASGTPEAIQNNPKVISAYLGDDDALYKGR
- a CDS encoding AMP-binding protein — encoded protein: MTAPYETTLPRLLLENSRNRPGRTALREKSFGIWQPFSYAQYWTITAEFAAGMKALGLGRGDIIVIIGDNRPEWLWAQLAIQGLGGVSLGLYQDSPGEEIGYVFELSKARLVVAEDQEQVDKILSIKDSLPLLEYIVYHDSKGLIGYDRSGLKSFDEIRALGKERAHEFESWIKGVSPDDTALIATTSGSTGRPKLAMLSHKNLLSMAWNLGQSDPKRDSDEFVSFLPLAWMGEQMMAVSSALLFGFCVNFPEEPDTVQENIREIGPHLIFSPPRVWENMAAKVRVRIMETTRFKRFLFNTFMPIGLKYADAVLRGETPSAGLRMANKLADWGLFRALRDRLGFSRVRSASTGGAPLGPDTFTFFHAMGVNLKQIYGQTEIAGISCIHRDGAVSFESVGEPIAGTEIRISEDGEILSRSAAVFKGYLGNDAATAETITDGWLRSGDAGFFKDNGQLVIIDRLSDVMTTGKGVRFSPQFIENKLKFSTYVQEAVVLGHEREFITAIICLDGDIAGRWAESKGLTYTTYQDLAAKPELYDLIESEIRSINPSLQPGTEVTRFALLFKELDADDGELTRTRKIRRKVINERYVELIAALYDGTDNTDLCIAITYQDGSHREMTGAICIRDIRQQ
- a CDS encoding branched-chain amino acid ABC transporter permease; amino-acid sequence: MEYYLQLIINGLVVGSIYSLVALGFVIIFKATKVVNFAQGELVMVGAYVCFSLTVQYQLPFLVSFLLTLVFSIALAILVERLILRPLIGEPIISVIMVTIGLSSMLKSFVQMTWGTQIQVFPPILPQEPYMLLGLPIAPVYVAAFGLSILLFGVFTLFFKYSSLGIAMRATAFDQQAAQSMGIGIKSIFALSWCIAAVVSSIGGIILGNINGINAQLGHLGLKVFPAVILGGLDSLLGAALGGLIIGVLENICEGAAKDLFGLGGFKEVASFAILVIILMIKPYGLFGTKEIERV
- a CDS encoding branched-chain amino acid ABC transporter permease — encoded protein: MSMHKCGLFYTTYAREDGLFPSKFQKTCLALFFAALLACPQFLDSYVMSILNLILIAVIGAVSLNLLTGVCGQMSLGHGAFVGVGAYGAAVLSNLGVPFFLALLGGGAVAAMVGMIFGIPSLRLKGIYLAISTLAAQLILEYVFLHAGSLTGGANGLPVNAPEIMGYSFDTDSKIFYLILLVTVLCVLVVTNVIRTRPGRAFVAIRDYHQSAENVGVNLFAFKLQAFGLSSFLAGIAGGLWAHYTMYITPEQFSMGLSISYLAMIIIGGMGSVLGSIFGAIFITLLPEMLNLLTTSLGGIAPDLSAIIVPMKEGVFGLMLVLFLIFEPEGLARKWRLTKAYWKLFPFAY
- a CDS encoding ABC transporter substrate-binding protein, whose amino-acid sequence is MKKLLVLTVLALVASISTASAAYKVGLLSDLTGPTSSVGAPYADGIKAYVAWLNDNGGIAGEPVELIQVDYAYNVQQALAAYKRFTSSGIVAMQGWGTGDTEALVKFVAKDKIPVFSASYSAHLMDPAKAPYNFTAAPDYSTQGRAGLKYLRESWKEERAPKLAFVFPDNPYGSVPIPAMKEYAAELGFEIVGQENVDLKAIDATPQLLSLKKVEPDFVWTGGTTPSTAVIMKDAQKLGMTCTFLTNIWSSDENIFKLAGDAANGHFGLQGGVIYGQDVPGMKIIRELTKEEPQMTHYVRGFVSAMVMCEGMKMAKATGEVTGESIKAALETMRDFDPQGLAPAISYFADDHRPNLSVNITAFTGGKLEFVKTETLERKKEWLGH
- a CDS encoding ABC transporter ATP-binding protein, whose translation is MNILQVMNLEVVYNDVVLVLKGLSLDVTAGSITTLLGANGAGKSTTLKAISGLLAGENGKVTSGSILYDGMETVRLVPEKLVRAGVFQVMEGRRIFEDLTVEENLRCGGYTQPARLFAHNSEKVYAYFPRLKERRHQLAGYMSGGEQQMLAIGRAVMANPKLLLLDEPSLGLAPLLVEEIFDIVRRINTTEGVSVLLVEQNARMALSLADFGYIMENGRIVMDGKGEDLLRNPDVQEFYLGLGHGGEKRSYHDVKHYRRRKRWLG
- a CDS encoding phenylacetate--CoA ligase family protein yields the protein MDRTQGFYHDLETESESVRTNRQWQTIQAVVEKALSFEGEFRERLASVGIVADEIRSLDDFTSIPVLRKKDLSRLQREKGLSWFLSRAPGRLSRIYQSPGPIYDPEGRGADYWGWAEAFFAAGVRDGDLAQMTFSYHLTPAGLMLEEPLRALGCAVIPAGPGNSAVQLQLMQELPVTVFVGMTSFLKSLGEKAREKGSDPKKDFGLKVGFVAAERLTESLRTEVQEMFGMIIRQGYGTADVGCIAYECRELGGMHLSNRCFVELCDPATGRPVPTGELGEVVVTPFSPDYPLIRLATGDLSRLSDFPCACGRTTPKLQGILGRVDDTAKVRGQFIYPAQVAQAMSRFPQILRHQVVVGNPGGKETLTLRIETNGPADPGAVGAGFQEVIKLRPVVVTLGLGETIPEGAPALVDERTYD